The genomic stretch GCTGAGAAGTACAAGGCTGAGGACGAGGAGGTCAAGAAGAAGGTGGACGCCAAGAACACGCTCGAGAACTACGCCTACAACATGAGGAACACCATCAAGGATGACAAGATCGCCTCCAAGCTCCCGGcagaggacaagaagaagattgAGGACGCCGTCGATAGTGCCATCAGCTGGCTGGACAGCAACCAGCTGGCTGAGGTGGACGAGTTTGAAGACAAGATGAAGGAGCTTGAGGGGATCTGCAACCCCATCATCGCGAAGATGTACCAGGGCGCTGGCGCGGGCATGGGCGATGCTGCTGGCATGGATGAGGACGCCCCGTCTGGTGGGAGCGGTGCTGGTCCTAAGATCGAGGAGGTCGATTAAGTTGTTTTAGTGTCCGAGGTTTGGTTTGGTGAAGTACATCTGAACTCTGAAGGTTCTTCGTGACATGGTTAGACGTGGTGTTGCAGTACTGTGATAAAACTTATCAGAATAAGTTTTCGCTTCTAATTTGTTTTCTTAAATCATGTGTTGATCAGCCTATGAGTTGTTCATATCGTTGCCTTTCGTGTTGAACATTTGTTTTCTTGCCATACTAATGAGATTCATCTGCACAAACTGTACGAAGAGAATCAAGTGCTGAGGAGCTACGAGTTCAGTCATATTTTACGAATATTTGCATAGGAGAAACGCAATGCTGCAGTGTTTGCGATTTGGTTTCTGGATCCCAAGAACGATCTGAGTTTACCTCGCTGTATGTACTGTCATTGGtttaaaattgagtgcttctTGATTGAAAGACGATATGATTGTTTTCAAATGATGGCCTGTGATGTGTTACTGTTTTATCTTTGTTTTCAAAGGGATGGCCTGTGACCCTGTCGATGTTTGGTGAAAAATTCACACCAGCGTGAATCCAGCAGAACTCATCTGGAGCGAAGAGCAGCAGAGCCTCGTCTCAGTTCGTTTTGAACGCCTATAGGGCACCTAcatagtataggttaagtttttATTATACacatataataaaaaaatatctaAAAAAACTTAAATGGCCTACTTTGGATCAGTCTTTACGGCAAATAGCAGTATAAAATTCGGATGACATAAATTGGTACTATAATCAGAATCCAAGATACAAGAACTAAGTAATAAACTCAGAGGATGCCACCACAACTGTAGAACAAGGCTACAATCATCAGCTCATTTCACATTTATCTGGGTTATGTAGTTGCACCTGAGAAATGCTTCAAGAACAATACCCGTTTGCAGCTCACATTGGAAACGTTACAGCTGATTCAAGTATGCACAAGCTTTGAGTTGCAGGCTCACTATCAGTTGGCTAGATGCATTCATCTCTGCAACCTGTATAAATAAGAAGTATGTTCTTGCTCACTCAGCATCGCAATCTCTCTTCTCTGCTACGACTTATTTCTCTGCTTACAAAAAAGGAACAGAGCACCACTATCTCTCTTCTCCGTTACTTGTTTCTCTGCTTACAAAAAAAAGGAACACCTGTGTCTGAGGTGTTTGATGAAATATTCAATCCCCTGTTGTTTTTCCCTTCATAAGTCATCATAACTGAAGCGAATCAAGCAATACAGTGTAAATTTTGGATGGTAGAGACAAGAAACTGGTACAAACAGATAATCACAATCCAACAATCAAACAAGTGACAACTCAGAATATTATTTTCTTTAATTGAACTTAGTACAAAATCTAAACATGAGGGTTAAAAAGACACCCATAACACAAAAGCTAGAACAAACTAGTCTTCAGCCAAAGTCTTTGTTGCTGAAGAGACTTAGTATGGCACAGGTACTGAAAACATTTGGCAGAGAACAAGCATACTGAAACCTTGATTCTCAGCTACATTTGGCATTAATCTGGGGTTACAAACAAGACGGAACATGGTGCAGAGACCTTACTCAGCTTAGGTCAAAAGTAGATCATTAGCTCCAAAGTGAGGGGGTCGCAGAGAGACCCTAACTTCATGCTCTTCAGGTTCATTTCCTCGTTTTGGGACCATGATCTCAAGCACGGAGGCAGCCTCATCAAAACATGCCTCCAGCTTAGCATCTTCAGGGATACGAGTAGCTAGAGGTATTTCACGAATGAAATCCCCAGGAGGGCAGTGCTCGGGGGAAGGATCGGCAAGCATGAACATCCTACCATGTCTCCTTATATGTTGCATCCTAGCAGTACTAACACAAACGATCTTCACAATGCCATGAGTCAGAGTGTTCCTCCACGAAACCTTCACCCTCTGCTGATCAACAAACGGCAAGCTGACCATTATTAAGTAGCCCTGGTCATCCTCATAGATAGACTTGGCAGCAGTCACTGGCCCACAAGCATTTTTCATCACCCCAGCAaactcatggagccatgcaGGTTGCGCTGGTGAAtgcatctccacatcttgttgtGTCTTCTGAGGGCAAGAATTCAGTGGGAAGAATACTTCCTCATCCATGGCTTGTGGGGATAATTCCTTCCTACGCTTGCTGCTAACTGGGGAGAGATCCATACCATCTTCGCCTGAATGATTGGACGGTGATGACAAATTCAAGCCTGCTTTCTTTGGGTTCTGGGTACCATTGCTCTTCATGACAGGGTGTGGCTTCTCAAGCTCAAGCTCTGAGTTTGTAATGGTCCTCCATGTCCCAAAATCACTGGCTTCCTGCGGGATGATGAAATTGAGCTCCCTCCCTGTAAGCTCTGCCCACCTCCTAAGGTCTGCCTCAGTGAGCCCCGCAAGATTTGGTGACCTGACCACCTCGATCCCATGAATACATTGCGGGTTTGACAGCCCCCGGTAGTGCTTACGCTGCATCCTGTGCGACCGCACAAATCCCCTGTCGACACTGAATGGAAACTGCGGCTCCCCAGGCCTGGAGTGCCCGTTCATGTAGCTCCTGAGCTGCATCTTCCCCAGAGCA from Sorghum bicolor cultivar BTx623 chromosome 3, Sorghum_bicolor_NCBIv3, whole genome shotgun sequence encodes the following:
- the LOC8057777 gene encoding uncharacterized protein LOC8057777, producing the protein MGEDLVTTLSMENGGGGGGHHGPCTLLSMDPSGHLSAPDDRAVGVMVQALIGGAVGVGARAHAVSPSGAPPPDINQPWQTDLCDMLDVGLGPQVYSAEAVLSCAPKAGNRKAAKRGDTIWGAWFFFTFYFKPLLSDKCKDKVVRDNSGVSGFDKSDLRLDMFLVQHDMENMYMWVFKERPENALGKMQLRSYMNGHSRPGEPQFPFSVDRGFVRSHRMQRKHYRGLSNPQCIHGIEVVRSPNLAGLTEADLRRWAELTGRELNFIIPQEASDFGTWRTITNSELELEKPHPVMKSNGTQNPKKAGLNLSSPSNHSGEDGMDLSPVSSKRRKELSPQAMDEEVFFPLNSCPQKTQQDVEMHSPAQPAWLHEFAGVMKNACGPVTAAKSIYEDDQGYLIMVSLPFVDQQRVKVSWRNTLTHGIVKIVCVSTARMQHIRRHGRMFMLADPSPEHCPPGDFIREIPLATRIPEDAKLEACFDEAASVLEIMVPKRGNEPEEHEVRVSLRPPHFGANDLLLT